The proteins below are encoded in one region of Paenarthrobacter ilicis:
- a CDS encoding Rv3235 family protein translates to MTVTAQRRPIGRQAPQRSTPVHGSNNRDIDVRLVARSIAQAALEVLAGTRPVQQLARSLDPDCYASLQHRAALTRKHAARIRGSLQPHRSPMVRSVRVCPITDVICEASIVVAEEQRCRAVAMRLERLDGVWQVTALEIG, encoded by the coding sequence ATGACCGTAACTGCTCAACGCCGCCCCATCGGCCGCCAAGCACCCCAGCGCTCCACTCCAGTGCACGGATCCAACAACAGGGACATCGACGTACGGCTCGTAGCACGGAGTATTGCCCAGGCAGCACTCGAAGTACTCGCAGGTACACGCCCTGTGCAACAACTCGCCCGGTCCTTGGACCCCGACTGCTACGCGTCGTTACAGCACAGGGCCGCCCTAACACGAAAACACGCGGCCCGGATCCGGGGAAGCCTCCAGCCGCACCGCAGCCCAATGGTCCGGTCCGTCAGGGTTTGCCCCATCACGGATGTCATTTGCGAGGCCAGCATTGTTGTTGCCGAGGAGCAGCGCTGCCGGGCTGTGGCCATGAGACTGGAACGGCTCGACGGCGTGTGGCAGGTAACAGCTTTGGAGATTGGCTAG